A single Xylanimonas cellulosilytica DSM 15894 DNA region contains:
- a CDS encoding GNAT family N-acetyltransferase, with translation MTPTPSGSDATSRDTDDLARPPVLPARLADDVVLRLARPGDGRAMAAAYERNREHLAPWDPERPPEFFTAAWQEQNLAVQLADHAAGRFWPLLLVADDGDVVGRLNIANVVRGAFHSADLGYWVDGARTGQGLMTAAVGVAVTVARDELGLHRLAASTLLHNTASQAVLRHHGFVRYGLAERYLRIAGRWQDHLLFQRILHD, from the coding sequence GTGACGCCGACGCCGTCGGGCAGCGACGCGACGTCACGCGACACCGACGACCTGGCTCGCCCCCCGGTCCTTCCCGCCCGTCTCGCCGACGACGTCGTCCTGCGCCTCGCGCGCCCGGGCGACGGACGCGCGATGGCCGCCGCCTACGAGCGCAACCGCGAGCACCTCGCCCCCTGGGACCCGGAGCGGCCGCCCGAGTTCTTCACCGCCGCCTGGCAGGAGCAGAACCTGGCGGTGCAGCTCGCCGACCACGCCGCCGGCCGCTTCTGGCCGCTGCTCCTCGTGGCCGACGACGGCGACGTCGTCGGGCGGCTGAACATCGCGAACGTGGTGCGCGGGGCGTTCCACTCGGCCGACCTGGGGTACTGGGTCGACGGTGCACGGACCGGGCAGGGCCTGATGACGGCGGCGGTCGGCGTCGCCGTCACCGTCGCGCGGGACGAGCTGGGGCTGCACCGGCTCGCCGCGTCGACCCTGCTGCACAACACCGCCTCGCAGGCCGTGCTGAGGCACCACGGGTTCGTGCGGTACGGGCTCGCCGAGCGGTACCTGCGCATCGCCGGCCGCTGGCAGGACCACCTGCTGTTCCAGCGGATCCTGCACGACTGA
- a CDS encoding 1-acyl-sn-glycerol-3-phosphate acyltransferase: MPRPSLPRAVAATFWRLSRWTPVDETFPHEPGIILGAPHTSNWDFVHMLALAWRNDAPIRWLGKHTLFTGWKGPLMRRLGGIAVDRKNPYGVIEHVLAEVAAGRVFHLIITPDGTRSASGPWKSGFYRIARDAHLPVTLGFVDRTTMTLGVGPTLELTGDVGADMDAIRAFYADKAGNRPGKRREPRLASEGGE, translated from the coding sequence GTGCCCCGACCTTCGCTCCCCCGCGCCGTTGCCGCCACGTTCTGGCGGTTGAGCCGCTGGACCCCCGTGGACGAGACGTTCCCGCACGAGCCGGGCATCATCCTCGGTGCCCCGCACACGTCCAACTGGGACTTCGTGCACATGCTGGCGCTCGCCTGGCGGAACGACGCCCCGATCCGCTGGCTGGGCAAGCACACCCTGTTCACCGGGTGGAAGGGGCCGCTCATGCGGCGGCTGGGCGGCATCGCCGTCGACCGGAAGAACCCGTACGGCGTCATCGAGCACGTGCTCGCCGAGGTGGCCGCGGGCCGCGTCTTCCACCTGATCATCACTCCCGACGGCACCCGGTCGGCGTCGGGCCCCTGGAAGAGCGGCTTCTACCGCATCGCGCGCGACGCGCACCTGCCCGTCACGCTCGGCTTCGTGGACCGGACCACGATGACGCTGGGCGTCGGCCCCACCCTCGAGCTCACGGGCGACGTCGGCGCCGACATGGACGCGATCCGCGCGTTCTACGCCGACAAGGCGGGCAACCGTCCCGGCAAGCGCCGCGAACCGCGCCTCGCGAGCGAGGGCGGCGAGTGA
- a CDS encoding bile acid:sodium symporter encodes MRTPRTRNVVEWWDRRQVPLYLVAIGVGAVLGLGAPQAAPVLTPSITPVLALLLFATFLGVPLVEVGRAVRDLRFLGTVLVANFVVVPVIVFGLSRLVADDRGLLIGVLLVLLTPCVDYVIVFTGLAGGARARLLAAAPLLMLVQVLLLPGYLLLFAGRAALSVVEIRPFVEAFVVLIVLPLVASAAVQALGRRRRAGRVVEHVMAAAMVPLMMATLAVVVGSQLAAVGGQVAALARVVPVYVAFAVVAVVVGRIAGRVARLDVPATRAVVFSTTTRNSLVVLPLALALPAPLAIAPLAVVTQTLVELVAMVVLVRLVPRLVR; translated from the coding sequence GTGAGGACGCCGCGCACGCGGAACGTCGTCGAGTGGTGGGACCGCCGGCAGGTCCCGCTCTACCTCGTCGCGATCGGGGTCGGAGCGGTGCTCGGCCTCGGCGCCCCGCAGGCCGCCCCGGTGCTCACGCCGTCGATCACCCCGGTCCTGGCGCTGCTGCTCTTCGCGACGTTCCTCGGCGTGCCGCTGGTCGAGGTCGGCCGGGCCGTCCGTGACCTCCGCTTCCTCGGGACGGTCCTCGTCGCCAACTTCGTCGTCGTACCGGTGATCGTCTTCGGGCTGTCCCGCCTCGTGGCCGACGACCGCGGACTGCTGATCGGCGTCCTGCTCGTGCTGCTGACCCCGTGCGTCGACTACGTCATCGTCTTCACGGGGCTCGCCGGCGGGGCGCGCGCACGCCTGCTCGCCGCCGCACCGCTGCTCATGCTCGTCCAGGTGCTCCTGCTGCCCGGCTACCTCCTGCTGTTCGCAGGTCGAGCGGCGCTGTCCGTGGTCGAGATCAGGCCGTTCGTCGAGGCGTTCGTCGTCCTGATCGTCCTGCCGCTCGTCGCGTCGGCCGCCGTCCAGGCGCTGGGTCGCCGCAGGCGGGCCGGGCGGGTCGTCGAGCACGTCATGGCCGCCGCGATGGTGCCGCTCATGATGGCCACCCTCGCGGTCGTCGTCGGCTCGCAGCTCGCCGCCGTCGGAGGCCAGGTCGCCGCGCTCGCGCGCGTCGTCCCCGTGTATGTCGCGTTCGCCGTGGTCGCCGTCGTCGTCGGGCGGATCGCCGGGCGCGTCGCGCGCCTCGACGTCCCCGCCACCCGCGCCGTCGTCTTCTCCACGACGACGCGCAACTCGCTGGTCGTCCTCCCGCTCGCCCTCGCCCTCCCCGCGCCGCTCGCGATCGCCCCGCTGGCCGTCGTGACGCAGACCCTCGTCGAGCTCGTCGCCATGGTCGTCCTCGTGCGGCTCGTCCCGCGCCTGGTGCGGTAA
- a CDS encoding type II toxin-antitoxin system VapC family toxin — translation MRLLIDTHILLWLADDDPRLPARGRELLADPAAQIVFSAASIWEVAIKAGLDRSDFTKDPFALRSTAIAAGLEELPVTGDHAARVAALPAIHSDPFDRILVAQATAESITLVTHDETVSRYPGPIVLV, via the coding sequence GTGAGACTGCTGATCGACACCCACATCCTGCTGTGGCTCGCCGACGACGACCCGCGCCTGCCGGCGCGTGGCCGCGAGCTGCTCGCCGATCCTGCGGCGCAGATCGTGTTCTCGGCGGCGTCGATCTGGGAGGTGGCGATCAAGGCCGGGCTCGACCGGAGCGACTTCACGAAGGACCCGTTCGCCCTGAGGTCGACCGCCATCGCGGCCGGCCTGGAGGAGCTGCCGGTCACGGGCGACCACGCAGCTCGCGTCGCCGCCCTCCCGGCGATCCACTCGGACCCGTTCGACCGGATCCTGGTCGCCCAGGCGACGGCCGAGTCGATCACGCTCGTGACCCACGACGAGACGGTCAGCAGGTACCCGGGGCCGATCGTCCTGGTCTGA